One genomic segment of Brevibacillus laterosporus LMG 15441 includes these proteins:
- a CDS encoding MerR family transcriptional regulator — protein sequence MQIKEISDKLTISPRAIRFYEEKGLVTPAKNQENNYRDFTEKDVWRLQTIIALREVGMSIPDIKVALKQIDEGNHDELQYYLELQRYVMFAQWLELKENIRTTDQMIERLVQNKELSLEQIFTLAEGSKRLRDLRKNWHDKWNFDHQARTHDVHVLCNEQSFHIYQNYEEALDITLQWVDPIPKERGLDMGTGTGNLAARFIEKGIQMAGVDQSKEMLKQCKRKYPQMETKLGNFLAIPYLDNQFDFIVTSFAFHHITDAQKLMALDEMRRVLHPRGRICITDLMFENERHKKQYLDGLLKQGKRDIHTAIQDKYYANSEQLLDWFTRNGYIVKHQKLHELLYVMYAVPIR from the coding sequence ATGCAAATCAAGGAAATATCAGACAAACTTACTATTTCTCCACGTGCCATTCGCTTTTATGAAGAAAAGGGATTAGTAACACCAGCTAAAAATCAGGAGAACAACTATCGTGATTTTACAGAGAAAGACGTCTGGCGCCTGCAAACCATTATTGCCTTACGGGAAGTGGGAATGTCTATTCCTGATATTAAAGTGGCCCTAAAGCAAATCGATGAGGGTAATCATGACGAGCTTCAATATTACTTGGAGCTACAGCGGTATGTCATGTTTGCACAATGGCTGGAGCTGAAAGAAAACATTCGTACAACCGATCAAATGATAGAACGCTTGGTACAAAACAAGGAACTGTCGTTGGAGCAGATTTTTACTTTGGCAGAAGGCTCTAAACGTCTAAGAGACTTACGCAAAAACTGGCATGATAAGTGGAATTTTGATCATCAGGCTAGAACCCATGATGTGCATGTCTTATGTAACGAACAGAGCTTTCATATCTACCAAAACTACGAGGAAGCACTTGATATCACGCTTCAGTGGGTCGATCCTATTCCTAAAGAAAGAGGATTGGACATGGGCACAGGTACGGGGAATTTAGCAGCACGTTTTATAGAGAAAGGTATCCAGATGGCAGGTGTCGATCAATCAAAAGAAATGCTGAAGCAATGCAAACGCAAGTATCCACAGATGGAAACGAAACTGGGCAATTTCCTAGCCATTCCCTATCTGGACAATCAGTTTGATTTTATTGTGACCAGCTTTGCCTTCCACCATATTACAGATGCTCAAAAGCTGATGGCATTGGACGAAATGCGCCGAGTCTTACATCCACGCGGCCGGATTTGTATAACCGATTTGATGTTTGAAAATGAAAGACATAAAAAGCAATACCTAGATGGTTTGCTGAAACAGGGGAAAAGAGACATCCATACAGCTATTCAGGATAAATATTATGCAAATAGCGAACAGCTTCTCGATTGGTTTACTCGCAATGGGTATATTGTGAAGCACCAGAAACTACATGAGCTACTCTATGTCATGTATGCCGTCCCTATTAGATAG
- a CDS encoding class I SAM-dependent methyltransferase, whose translation MAQPNHPDIYQNQAEKYERLISKQPSLYAVMNQIKPIENTDIIDLGAGTGRLTTVLAKQAKSIVALDASEAMLQITAHKLKQAGLHNWRTQVADNRALPVANDSADLLVSGWSIGYLANSTDPTWKHNIKQVMEEIKRVLRPGGTAIIVETMGTGYENPHPPVFLQNYYRSLEQDYGFSFSWIRLDYHFESVEEATDLTRFFFGEEVAEKVASQSLLQVPECAGIWTLQV comes from the coding sequence ATGGCACAACCAAATCATCCCGATATCTATCAGAATCAAGCCGAGAAATACGAACGATTAATTTCAAAGCAACCAAGTCTCTATGCTGTAATGAACCAGATAAAACCGATTGAAAATACAGACATTATTGATCTGGGAGCCGGTACAGGTAGACTTACTACAGTGCTAGCTAAGCAGGCTAAATCCATCGTTGCTCTCGATGCATCCGAGGCTATGCTGCAAATAACAGCACACAAATTAAAACAAGCCGGTCTGCACAATTGGAGAACACAGGTGGCTGACAACCGCGCTCTTCCCGTAGCTAATGACTCTGCTGATCTATTAGTCTCAGGCTGGAGCATTGGCTATCTAGCAAACTCTACCGATCCTACTTGGAAGCATAATATCAAGCAGGTAATGGAGGAAATAAAGCGCGTCCTTCGCCCTGGCGGTACAGCTATTATTGTAGAAACAATGGGGACCGGATATGAAAATCCGCATCCCCCGGTATTTTTACAAAATTATTACAGATCACTAGAACAAGATTATGGCTTTTCTTTTTCTTGGATTAGATTGGATTATCATTTTGAGAGTGTAGAAGAAGCGACAGACCTGACAAGGTTTTTCTTTGGAGAGGAGGTAGCAGAAAAAGTGGCTAGCCAATCGCTCCTTCAGGTACCAGAGTGCGCAGGAATATGGACCTTACAGGTGTAA
- a CDS encoding SEC-C domain-containing protein: MVILDIGRNSLCPCGSGKKYKKCCLPKDEQREFLHSSSTGTNQVLHKYIDLDLTWDNENYITTAHNIVKNMQADYKPDTIAAAINLWHKYAHATHPVIRKAGIIEASIEYSIATIMDIPITQAALASKYNVSAGTISKRVQDMLDNDWFTEQTTS, encoded by the coding sequence GTGGTTATTTTGGATATTGGCAGAAACTCACTCTGCCCATGTGGGAGTGGCAAAAAATATAAAAAATGTTGTTTACCTAAAGATGAGCAACGCGAGTTCCTTCATTCATCATCAACAGGAACCAATCAAGTGTTGCATAAATATATTGATTTAGATTTAACATGGGATAACGAGAATTATATAACTACAGCCCACAATATTGTGAAGAATATGCAGGCAGATTACAAGCCTGACACCATTGCTGCCGCCATCAATTTATGGCATAAATACGCTCATGCTACCCATCCCGTAATCCGAAAAGCTGGAATCATAGAAGCTTCGATTGAATATTCGATTGCGACGATTATGGATATTCCCATCACTCAGGCGGCATTAGCAAGCAAATATAATGTCTCTGCCGGAACAATCTCCAAACGCGTACAGGACATGCTTGATAACGATTGGTTTACAGAACAGACGACTTCATAA
- a CDS encoding fatty acid desaturase: MKLEEQVNWRKKIAPYEKSQIKYSVRQLINTLIPFCLLWYGAYLCLSVSYWLSLVLIVPAGGFLIRIFIIFHDCCHYSFFKNRKANEIVGLITGILTCCPYEQWKRSHSIHHATSSNLNKRGTGDVWTLTVDEYVALSPSKRLFYRLYRNPFIMFGLGPIYIFLINYRFNRKGVGQKERLNTYITNLGIVSLSGVLCWTLGWQAFLLIQGPIFLISGAAGVWLFYVQHQFEDTYFEQEENWDYVKAALQGSSFYKLPKVLHWITGNIGFHHIHHLSPRVPNYYLASAYKNNAFLRDVRSITLLSSLRSLRFRLWSEESKKFVGFKDVHHRIMKNSLEKTSTM; this comes from the coding sequence GTGAAGCTGGAAGAACAAGTTAACTGGAGAAAGAAAATCGCCCCCTATGAAAAATCCCAGATCAAGTATAGTGTACGACAGCTAATTAATACATTGATCCCATTTTGTCTGCTTTGGTATGGTGCATATCTATGTTTATCCGTATCCTATTGGTTGAGTCTAGTATTGATTGTACCTGCTGGAGGTTTTCTCATTCGCATATTTATAATCTTTCATGATTGTTGCCACTACTCTTTCTTTAAAAATCGGAAGGCAAACGAGATTGTTGGTTTGATTACGGGAATTCTAACGTGTTGCCCCTATGAGCAATGGAAGAGATCTCACTCTATTCATCACGCAACAAGCAGTAATTTAAATAAACGAGGCACGGGAGATGTATGGACACTCACAGTAGATGAGTACGTAGCCTTGTCACCTAGTAAGCGGTTGTTCTATCGGTTGTATCGAAATCCATTCATCATGTTTGGTCTAGGCCCTATCTATATATTTTTGATTAATTACCGATTTAACCGCAAAGGCGTAGGGCAAAAGGAACGCCTCAATACGTATATAACCAATCTAGGCATCGTTTCCCTATCGGGTGTACTATGCTGGACTCTAGGTTGGCAAGCGTTTTTGCTCATTCAGGGACCGATCTTTCTTATCTCAGGTGCCGCAGGTGTATGGTTGTTTTATGTACAGCATCAGTTTGAGGATACGTATTTTGAACAAGAAGAGAATTGGGATTATGTAAAAGCGGCCTTACAGGGAAGCTCCTTTTACAAATTGCCAAAGGTCCTGCATTGGATTACAGGAAATATTGGCTTTCACCATATTCACCATTTAAGTCCGCGTGTACCTAACTATTACTTGGCTTCGGCGTATAAGAATAATGCCTTCTTACGGGACGTGAGAAGCATTACATTGCTATCAAGTCTAAGATCACTCCGCTTCCGTCTGTGGAGTGAGGAAAGCAAGAAATTTGTGGGGTTTAAAGATGTACACCACAGGATCATGAAAAATAGTTTGGAAAAAACCAGTACCATGTAA
- a CDS encoding alpha/beta hydrolase, whose product MREVFVTETVGDREIMIYLPPTYEAGGSFPVVYVQDGSYLVLACMNLLEHLFITKELPEMIFVCIPPHNRNDEYTPWPAKALLSSYPDFGGKGAEYLSYVVHTLKPHVDSVYRTKAEAEYTGIIGGSFGGMISLYAAYLYPEVFGRIGLLSASLWFEGLLDFIRDHQIGSSKQRMYMYVGSLEGIYKNNIQANMVEYTYKAHEFLIRNGFPKEQLKLVVEEGGTHDELFFIKHFPQAMKWLFTS is encoded by the coding sequence ATGAGAGAGGTCTTCGTTACAGAAACGGTGGGAGACAGAGAAATTATGATTTACTTGCCTCCTACTTATGAAGCCGGGGGGAGCTTTCCTGTGGTATACGTACAGGATGGCAGCTATTTGGTGCTTGCATGCATGAATTTGCTGGAGCATCTTTTCATTACCAAGGAGCTACCCGAAATGATTTTCGTATGTATCCCACCGCACAATCGAAATGATGAATACACGCCATGGCCTGCAAAAGCACTGCTTAGCAGCTACCCTGATTTTGGTGGTAAGGGCGCAGAGTACCTTTCTTACGTTGTTCATACGTTAAAGCCTCATGTAGATTCCGTGTATCGAACAAAAGCGGAAGCGGAGTATACGGGAATAATCGGCGGCTCTTTTGGCGGAATGATTTCATTATATGCCGCTTACCTGTATCCTGAAGTATTTGGACGTATAGGCTTGCTATCTGCTTCCTTATGGTTTGAAGGACTGCTAGATTTTATCCGAGACCATCAGATTGGTTCTAGTAAGCAACGAATGTACATGTATGTAGGAAGTCTGGAAGGCATCTATAAGAACAACATTCAGGCTAATATGGTTGAGTATACGTATAAGGCTCATGAGTTTTTAATCAGAAATGGATTTCCAAAGGAGCAACTGAAGCTCGTGGTAGAAGAAGGCGGGACGCATGACGAGCTTTTCTTTATTAAGCACTTCCCACAGGCGATGAAATGGCTGTTTACATCATAA
- a CDS encoding IS3 family transposase (programmed frameshift) yields the protein MPPKKGQVFTRYSEEIKKEAVRLRVEDQWSYAMIRKKLGIKSDAQIIAWVQKHQNGESFVDYRGRWNKKHFSSVEEENAYLKAQVEYPKKAQSESSWGGKLDKQARFRTIEKMSQTYSITTLCKIAEVSRAGYYKWKSALGYRQIQFELETNLKEHILAIHRLRPIFGYKRMRTALLKEGFLVNHKKVRRLMRELEIRSVIRKKRPFAGRKPSVVFPNVLNREFTAETILKKFVTDITYIRVGHDFVYLSVVLDLYNNEVVAWDMSSRNDLQLVLDTIKHLNAQGAILHSDQGFQYTTKSYKILLEEKQLIGSHSRRGNCFDNACVESFFSHLKTEKLYLEKPASQMEARKLITEYINFYNQERFQKKLGDLSPVEYREAIAA from the exons ATGCCACCAAAAAAAGGACAAGTCTTTACTCGCTATAGCGAAGAAATTAAAAAGGAAGCTGTGCGCCTACGGGTCGAAGACCAGTGGAGCTATGCCATGATCAGAAAAAAACTGGGAATTAAAAGTGATGCCCAAATCATCGCGTGGGTTCAGAAGCACCAAAACGGAGAATCATTTGTGGACTATCGGGGGCGCTGGAATAAGAAGCATTTCAGCAGCGTAGAAGAGGAAAACGCCTACCTGAAAGCGCAGGTGGAATATC CTAAAAAAGCTCAATCCGAATCTTCATGGGGAGGGAAGTTGGATAAGCAAGCCCGATTTAGGACCATCGAAAAAATGAGTCAGACCTACTCCATCACGACACTATGTAAAATTGCGGAAGTATCACGTGCTGGTTACTACAAGTGGAAATCGGCTTTAGGATATCGACAGATTCAATTTGAGCTGGAAACCAATCTAAAAGAACATATTCTTGCTATTCATCGACTTCGTCCTATTTTCGGCTATAAACGCATGCGAACAGCCCTTCTCAAAGAAGGGTTCTTGGTTAACCACAAAAAGGTGCGTAGGCTTATGCGAGAGCTGGAGATTCGCTCTGTCATCCGTAAGAAACGCCCCTTTGCGGGGCGAAAACCATCCGTTGTCTTTCCGAATGTTCTCAACCGAGAATTTACAGCAGAAACGATTTTGAAGAAATTTGTAACAGACATTACCTATATTCGAGTTGGTCATGATTTTGTCTATTTATCAGTCGTTTTAGACCTTTATAACAACGAAGTTGTCGCATGGGACATGTCATCTCGCAACGATCTACAACTCGTTTTGGACACGATAAAGCATTTGAATGCACAAGGGGCCATTTTGCATTCTGATCAGGGATTCCAATACACAACAAAGTCTTACAAGATATTGCTTGAAGAGAAACAGCTCATTGGAAGCCATTCAAGAAGGGGAAATTGTTTTGATAACGCCTGCGTGGAATCGTTCTTCTCACATTTGAAAACAGAGAAACTTTACCTTGAAAAACCAGCAAGTCAAATGGAGGCTCGAAAACTGATCACGGAATATATCAATTTTTATAACCAAGAACGTTTTCAGAAAAAACTTGGCGATCTCTCCCCGGTAGAGTACCGTGAAGCGATCGCCGCATAA
- a CDS encoding TRAFAC clade GTPase domain-containing protein, with translation MFTFLKNMFEKKQPVKERLPFYDIVCPYCFAKYSPDQVVFRATHHRDDDENYALQEDEILNQYRDKFGLDAIEELEAVIDPATIPQENQLYVDQVLVGLTDRYGMVTKRRLCPKCHNELPITAGKAPSNIISIVGASQVGKSVYMTSLIHTLQNTTANHFNAACMPLNAQISRKFRENYEAPLFERGQLLDSTQKEKRQEPFIFQFIFKDSEQPPLILVFFDVAGEGMVDREYLELYASHVKNSSGILFLVDPLQIRTIRDKIMFNVGDEPGEFTARYDEPREVLITLFENFIGYEEQSKTNIPTAVVMTKSDMLHMLKEDDSEYIKSNSNVFRNFVHKQYLNTSEFENINGEIRRFIEKVDRPFKDALEVYFTNTAYFAVSALGSNPVNQKVTGVVTPVRVDEPFIWLLHQLDYIDGREQ, from the coding sequence GTGTTTACATTTTTGAAAAATATGTTTGAGAAAAAACAGCCGGTCAAGGAACGACTTCCTTTTTATGATATTGTCTGTCCCTATTGTTTTGCGAAATATTCCCCCGATCAGGTAGTATTTAGAGCCACGCATCATCGTGATGATGACGAAAATTATGCTTTGCAGGAAGATGAGATTCTAAACCAGTATAGAGATAAATTCGGTCTTGATGCGATCGAGGAGCTGGAAGCAGTAATTGACCCGGCTACGATACCGCAGGAAAATCAGCTTTATGTTGATCAGGTTTTGGTAGGGCTGACTGATCGATACGGTATGGTTACCAAACGCAGACTTTGCCCGAAATGTCATAATGAACTTCCGATTACAGCCGGAAAAGCACCAAGTAATATTATTTCCATCGTGGGTGCCTCCCAGGTAGGTAAATCTGTCTATATGACATCGCTGATTCACACCCTGCAAAATACAACGGCAAATCATTTTAATGCTGCCTGCATGCCATTAAACGCACAGATTAGTCGTAAGTTCCGGGAAAATTACGAGGCTCCTTTATTTGAGAGAGGCCAATTGCTTGACTCTACACAAAAGGAAAAGCGGCAGGAGCCATTTATTTTTCAGTTTATTTTTAAGGATAGTGAACAACCCCCGCTCATTCTAGTGTTTTTTGATGTGGCGGGTGAGGGAATGGTAGATCGTGAATATTTGGAGCTATATGCATCCCACGTGAAAAATTCCTCAGGCATTCTATTCCTTGTCGATCCGCTACAAATTAGAACGATACGCGATAAAATCATGTTTAATGTAGGCGATGAGCCAGGGGAGTTTACTGCTAGATATGATGAGCCTCGTGAAGTGCTCATTACCCTATTTGAGAACTTTATCGGATATGAGGAGCAGAGCAAAACCAATATACCGACTGCTGTTGTAATGACCAAAAGCGATATGCTACACATGCTGAAGGAAGACGATAGTGAGTATATTAAATCAAACAGCAATGTGTTTCGAAATTTCGTTCATAAACAGTATTTGAACACGAGTGAATTCGAAAATATCAATGGAGAGATAAGGCGCTTCATTGAAAAAGTAGATCGACCTTTTAAGGATGCACTGGAGGTTTATTTTACAAATACGGCTTATTTTGCTGTATCTGCGCTGGGAAGTAACCCGGTTAACCAAAAGGTGACTGGCGTAGTGACGCCTGTTCGTGTAGATGAACCATTTATTTGGCTGTTACATCAATTGGATTATATTGATGGGAGGGAGCAATAG
- a CDS encoding vWA domain-containing protein, whose amino-acid sequence MSQKKISLLMVFCSLIGGIIGFVVGEMIVNLLSNELPQWVVMGLYFGQYALFVGLMCLIAELISPRLNGQGWRQRYVGFSWKMLVPSTFIMLGVVAMLLQFFYGTNFQKASGSNNIVMLLDISSSMQESDKDNQLFKSAADVVRRMDANTRVAVITFNQQASVLQPLVLLSNQKVRDDVIQKLNSHEGPSGGTDIEEALQTALNHINRETNNSGNNTVILMSDGYSDVDLDKSLQPFKQSQIIVHTVGMSTVSADGTQLLKRIAEETNGNYYDIKHTDQITGVFGQIYDMSRQDRELVKERVGTTEHSLFYAILRVVSLLVIGALLGLAVGLFFDNKYIAKGFTLGGIVSGLLAGLILEKGLASGMYPAMGVRLVADLLLAAVMPLFTIFIPMPNQALASEKSRFTGGRYLSAKNKEAKQISTNKFDR is encoded by the coding sequence ATGAGTCAAAAAAAAATCAGTCTGCTCATGGTTTTCTGTAGCTTGATAGGTGGAATAATCGGCTTTGTAGTAGGCGAAATGATTGTAAACCTTTTGTCTAATGAACTACCTCAGTGGGTGGTTATGGGACTTTATTTTGGACAGTATGCTTTATTTGTTGGACTTATGTGTTTAATAGCTGAATTAATTTCACCTCGATTAAACGGGCAGGGCTGGAGACAGCGCTATGTCGGATTCTCATGGAAGATGCTTGTACCGAGTACCTTTATCATGCTAGGTGTAGTTGCTATGCTATTACAATTTTTCTATGGGACAAATTTTCAGAAGGCGTCGGGTTCAAATAACATTGTTATGCTACTAGATATTTCATCCAGCATGCAGGAGTCGGATAAGGATAATCAGCTGTTTAAATCAGCAGCCGATGTGGTTCGTAGAATGGATGCTAATACAAGAGTAGCGGTCATCACCTTTAATCAACAAGCGAGCGTGCTACAGCCCTTAGTGCTTTTGAGCAATCAAAAGGTAAGAGATGATGTTATACAAAAGCTAAATAGTCATGAGGGTCCTTCTGGTGGCACTGATATAGAAGAGGCATTGCAAACCGCTTTAAACCATATAAACAGGGAGACAAACAATTCTGGTAATAACACGGTTATTCTCATGTCAGATGGCTATAGTGATGTGGATTTAGATAAATCTCTTCAGCCATTCAAACAATCTCAAATCATTGTTCATACAGTGGGGATGAGTACGGTTAGCGCTGATGGCACACAGTTGTTGAAGCGCATTGCAGAAGAGACCAATGGTAATTACTACGATATTAAACATACAGATCAAATCACAGGTGTGTTCGGTCAAATTTATGATATGAGTCGTCAGGATCGTGAGCTTGTAAAGGAAAGAGTAGGGACAACGGAACATAGCCTTTTCTATGCAATACTTCGTGTCGTGAGCTTGCTTGTGATTGGAGCATTGTTAGGTTTGGCAGTAGGACTATTCTTTGATAACAAATATATAGCCAAGGGCTTCACTTTAGGGGGAATCGTGTCTGGTCTTCTTGCTGGATTGATTCTTGAGAAGGGATTGGCATCTGGCATGTATCCAGCTATGGGGGTTCGCCTTGTAGCTGACTTGCTGTTAGCTGCTGTCATGCCTTTGTTTACGATTTTTATCCCTATGCCTAACCAAGCTCTAGCCTCTGAAAAAAGTCGGTTTACCGGTGGTAGATATTTATCGGCAAAAAACAAGGAAGCTAAGCAGATCAGTACTAATAAGTTTGATAGGTAG